The Bdellovibrio sp. NC01 genome includes the window TTTTCGTGATGTCTGGCGGGCGCATGATTCCTGCGACCGCTTTGGTCTCAGGGACCACTCGACCGCAAAATCGTGGAAGTTTTATGAGTATCGTAAATTGCGTGCAGCAATTAGCCTCAGCGACGGCCAGTTACATCGCAGGCATCATGGTGACTCAACAAGAAGGCACGGGACATTTAGATCATTTTGAAAATGTGGGTTACATCGCGATTGCGTTCACACTGCTTGCGGTTTTCTTATCACGCAATATCGTTGCAGTGGAACAAGTGGCCGGCAAAGAAGCCGACGCGCATATTGCAGAGCCGGTTTAATTATACACGAACTTTCTGACGACCGGCTTTGACTTCTGATTGGATTTTCTTACCTTCAAGTCTTCTGCGCACAGAACCTTTTGTAGGTTTTGTTGCCACACGTTTCTTCGGCACGAACAAAGCTTTCTTAATCAGCGCTTGCAGTTTACGAATGCAGGCTGAACGATTTTGGTCTTGATCGCGATGCTCTTCACTGCGAATCAAGATATCGCCTTCATCCGTTAGCTGATTTGCGAGTTTATGTAGCAATCTTTCTTTCACTTCGGGCGAAAACGCGTGGCTCTTTGCGGGATTCCAGCGCAAAATCGCCGCCGAATTGGTGCG containing:
- the arfB gene encoding alternative ribosome rescue aminoacyl-tRNA hydrolase ArfB: MDVNIPFHELDFSYARSRGPGGQNVNRTNSAAILRWNPAKSHAFSPEVKERLLHKLANQLTDEGDILIRSEEHRDQDQNRSACIRKLQALIKKALFVPKKRVATKPTKGSVRRRLEGKKIQSEVKAGRQKVRV